In Anguilla rostrata isolate EN2019 chromosome 1, ASM1855537v3, whole genome shotgun sequence, a genomic segment contains:
- the gsc gene encoding homeobox protein goosecoid: protein MPAGMFSIDSILAGRPSCKDSVLLHRNAPVVFSNLTDSLYTADYNGLYSHPTGPSTSNIQSVNGTRIGYNNYYYGQLHVQGPTGPACCGAIPTLGSQQCPCIPAGYESAGSMLLSPVPHQMMSYMNVGTLSRTELQLLNQLHCRRKRRHRTIFTDEQLEALENLFQETKYPDVGTREQLARKVHLREEKVEVWFKNRRAKWRRQKRSSSEESENSQKWNKSTKTTTEKTEEGKSDVDSDS from the exons ATGCCCGCTGGCATGTTCAGCATCGACAGTATTTTGGCTGGGAGACCCAGTTGTAAGGACTCCGTTCTATTGCATCGGAACGCCCCGGTTGTGTTCTCTAATTTAACGGATTCTCTGTACACCGCTGATTATAACGGACTGTATTCACACCCAACTGGACCATCTACATCAAATATCCAGTCAGTAAATGGAACTAGAATTggatataataattattattacggGCAACTTCATGTACAGGGGCCAACAGGTCCAGCATGTTGCGGCGCAATACCAACGTTGGGCTCGCAACAGtgtccatgcattcctgcag GCTACGAAAGTGCTGGCTCGATGCTTCTCTCCCCCGTCCCGCACCAGATGATGTCTTACATGAATGTGGGTACCTTGTCCAGGACGGAGCTTCAGTTGTTAAACCAATTACACTGCCGACGTAAACGGAGACACCGAACAATCTTCACCGATGAACAACTGGAGGCTTTGGAGAACCTTTTTCAGGAAACGAAATACCCAGATGTTGGCACGAGGGAACAGCTGGCAAGAAAAGTTCACCTACGTGAAGAAAAAGTCGAG GTGTGGTTCAAAAACAGACGAGCGAAGTGGCGAAGGCAGAAAAGATCCTCCTCCGAAGAATCAGAAAACTCTCAGAAATGGAACAAATCTACTAAAACAACGACAGAGAAAACAGAGGAAGGGAAAAGTGACGTGGATTCAGACAGCTGA